The following proteins are co-located in the Apium graveolens cultivar Ventura chromosome 5, ASM990537v1, whole genome shotgun sequence genome:
- the LOC141724846 gene encoding protein indeterminate-domain 14-like, translating to MIQENHQVSLYSNSMLHSNNTTPSTGPSSHAFIDSSENRLSNRRKRRPAGTPDPDAEVVSLSPKTLLESDRYVCEICNQGFQRDQNLQMHRRRHKVPWKLLKRESPDTRKRVYVCPEPTCLHHDPCHALGDLVGIKKHFRRKHSNNKQWVCEKCSKGYAVQSDYKAHLKTCGTRGHSCDCGRVFSRVESFIEHQDACTVQPDHLQVTLQQQHVCSSRTVSSASPSSDNNNNLSNMSKLLRSFPLQTPAQVQQPQFDRDHIRNIPTHREYDHQPRQKLELQLLPLSSNIDKTCQVSNHMHDENCLIDLNLSVGNNDVDGSDLALRTEEQLKMAKMEPVFAGEARKHARRQIELAEMEFANAKKIRQQAQAEFEKAKFLKEQSTRKMSSTMLEITCHACKQRFHATKTAGGAMYSTIADETSLGMSYMSNSAVTEGDGE from the exons ATGATTCAAGAAAACCATCAAGTTTCTCTTTATTCCAATTCCATGTTACACAGTAATAACACCACTCCCTCAACTGGTCCTTCTTCTCATGCCTTCATCGACTCCTCTGAGAATAGGCTTTCCAACCGAAGAAAAAGAAGGCCTGCTGGTACTCCAG ATCCAGATGCTGAGGTAGTATCACTTTCTCCAAAGACATTACTGGAATCAGACAGGTACGTGTGTGAGATCTGTAACCAAGGGTTTCAAAGAGATCAGAACCTTCAGATGCACCGACGAAGACACAAGGTGCCCTGGAAGTTACTAAAGAGAGAGTCACCGGATACTCGAAAGCGAGTTTATGTCTGTCCTGAACCAACCTGTTTGCACCATGATCCGTGTCATGCCTTGGGTGATCTTGTAGGAATCAAGAAGCACTTCAGAAGAAAACACAGCAATAACAAACAATGGGTTTGCGAGAAATGCTCCAAAGGTTACGCGGTTCAGTCTGATTACAAGGCTCATCTCAAGACTTGTGGCACCCGAGGCCATTCTTGTGACTGTGGGCGTGTCTTCTCCAG AGTTGAGAGTTTTATAGAGCACCAGGATGCTTGCACTGTCCAGCCTGATCACTTGCAAGTAACGCTGCAGCAGCAACATGTCTGCTCTTCTCGTACCGTTTCCAGTGCTAGCCCCTCTAGCGACAACAACAACAATTTGAGTAATATGTCAAAATTGCTACGGTCATTTCCTTTGCAAACTCCTGCTCAGGTTCAGCAACCACAGTTTGATCGTGATCATATCAGAAATATTCCTACACACCGTGAATATGATCATCAACCTCGGCAAAAATTGGAGCTGCAATTGTTACCGTTGTCATCAAACATTGATAAAACATGTCAAGTATCTAACCATATGCACGATGAAAACTGTCTAATTGATTTGAATCTTTCCGTTGGGAATAATGATGTTGATGGCAGTGACTTAGCTTTGAGGACCGAGGAGCAGCTTAAAATGGCAAAGATGGAACCAGTGTTTGCGGGAGAGGCGAGAAAGCACGCAAGACGACAAATTGAATTAGCTGAGATGGAGTTTGCAAATGCAAAGAAAATTAGGCAACAAGCacaagctgaatttgagaaggccAAGTTCTTGAAAGAACAATCAACAAGAAAGATGAGTTCTACAATGTTGGAAATAACATGCCATGCTTGTAAACAAAGATTTCATGCAACAAAAACAGCAGGAGGAGCCATGTATTCTACTATTGCTGATGAGACCTCTCTTGGCATGAGTTACATGTCTAATTCAGCTGTAACTGAAGGGGATGGAGAGTAG